GTTTGTGATAGATACCTGTGAAAGTTCCTTTACTTCAACGTTTCTTGCAGGTTCAGGAGAACCTCCGCCACCACCGCCACCACCGTTGCTGCTTCCTCCGCTGCTCTTCCGGTCTGCGATTATCTGAGCAGTTGTTGAATTTTCACCGTTTGCATTTTTTGCGGTCAGTTTAACTGTATAAGTTCCAGCTGATGAGTATTCATGAGTTGGATTCTGATCGGTTGAACTCGCTCCATCCCCAAAGTCCCAGGTCCAGCTGGTTGCGTATTGCGAAAGGTCAGTAAAGGTAACTGAGAGAGGAGCATCGCCGCGTGTAACACTCATACTGAAGTTCGCTACAGGAAGCACATTACTTTCGTTAAGTACGGTTATTGTAGCAGTTGTTGAAGTCGTGCTGTTCAGGTTGCTTACCGTCAGGTTAACTGTATAACTTCCTGCTGCAGAATAAGTATGCTTTGGACTCTGCTCGGTTGAATTATATCCGTCTCCGAAGTCCCATAACCAGGATGTTGGTGTCGGAAGTCCGGTTGATGCATCCGTGAACGCTACATCAAGCGGCGCAAGACCGGTTGTCAGATTACTGGTGAAATTAGCAACTGGAGGTGTCGATTGAATGACCGTGATTGTTTTAGTGATCGATTGGTTGGAAACGTCATTTGTTACCGTTAAATTAACCGTATAAGTTCCTGGTGTTGTGTATTTATGAACAACATTTGCAGTACTGCTGTTAGAACCGTCACCAAAATCGAGCAGTTGAATGGTGTGGTTGACACTATAATCCGCAAAAGTCACATTTTCCCCTGTATATACATTATCTGAAGAAACTGTGAAATTTGCAATTACATTAGAAAACCTGCCGGATGGAACCCAGGACGAATTTCCAAGATCTCCCATGAGATAGAATGTTCCGTTCTTCTGGTTGGTATAATTCAGAATTGATTCCAGCCTTGATGTTGAAGTTTGATATTCCCCGGTAACATTTGAAGTAATTGCATGCCCGTATAACACCAATACGTACCCATGTTGCATCGCGTAATCAATTCCGTATTTTATGGACTCAAGACTAACATTGGACTGGTCATCTATTTCAACACCATAAACAACTCGAGCATCGTCCCACTTGTAATAAGCGTTTGATTCATTTACATTTACTGTTTCGAAATTCGTCGACCTGAGTGTCCTGAAATATGGAGCCAGTAACGAATCGGTAGTTTCGTTTCTACTTGAATAGGGATATGCCAGGGAATAAACCGGATAACCATAACCGGTTATTTCTGCGATGTTAGGGAATATTTCCTGGTTCAGCCACTCTTCAGAAGTGCTATTATTTAGAAACTCAATAGAATTTAAGTGATTGTACCCGTGCCCAGCTATTTCCCATCCGGCATTGTGCAGTGCGCTCAGGTTATCTGTTGTACCTTGCCCCCAGGCACTCAAATTATTTATATTCATAGTACAGCTGGCATTATACGTCTGGAACGTTGCTAGATTTTCATAACATGGACCAATATTTTGCACGTCATCCCATGATAAAGCAACACCTCCGGTTCGACCCGTAGTAACTATAATTGTTTTAGTTATCGAGTGGCTGTGAATGCCATTTGTTACCGTTAAAACAGCATTATAGGTTCCTGGTGTTGCATATGTATGAGTGACATTTGCACTAGTGCTGCTAGTACCATCTCCGAAATCTAAAAATTCAGAAGTCTGGTTGATGCTGTAACCTACAAAAGTCACATCTCCTCCTGCAACAATAGTATCTGCAGAAATTGTGAAATTTGCAGTCACATTAGAGGTTGCGGAGGACCAGGACGAATTACCTAGGTCTCCCAGGAGATAGAAGTCTCCGCCCTGTGCTTTGGTATAACTTAGAATTTCTTCCAGTTTCGAGGTTGAAGTCTGATATTCGGCGGGTGTACCTGAGGTAATTACATGCCCATATAACAGCAGTACATATTCATTAGCTATTGCGTAATCAATTCCAGCTTTTATGGACTCCAGACTAACATTGGACTGGTCATCTATTTCAACAGCATACAGAACTTGAGTATCGTCCCACTTGTAATAAGCGTCTGGTGTGTCATTTACATTCTGTCCGTCCATAGTTTCGAATTCCGACGATCTAAGTGTCCGGAAGTATTGAGCCAATAATGCATCAGTATTATTATCTCTACTTCCGTAAGGATATGCAAAGGAATAAACTGAAAAACCTAAAGCATTTAGTGCGTCGATGTTCGAAATTATTTCCTGGTTCAACCACACATCAGAAGTGTAATTGTTTAGATATGCAACTGAATCTTCGTGATTATGCCCATGTGCAGCTACTTCCCATCCAGCAGAATGCAGTGCACTCAGGTTATCTTTTGTACCCTGCCCAAAGGTACTTAGATCATTTGAATTTATATTGATAGTACACGTAGCATTATACTCCTTAAATAGTTCCAAATTTTGATAACACGGATCAACACTTAATACATCGTCCCATGATAGGGCGATACCTCCTGTATGACCCGTAGCTGCATTAGCAGTACCAGCCAGACCAATTAACAGAATGAAGAATAATCCATATTTTGCACATGATTTGAATTTATAAAATTTCATTGTGATCAGACCTTCTTAAAGAAGGCATTTAATGCCTTCTTTTTCCTAAACAAGCAATTTAAATGCCTTTTTCAAATTTAACATAAAGAAGTTCTACTTTGATTAGTGGGGTAAAATATTTTTTATGTACTTAGTTACGACTCGAACATCATTATCCTCCGAATATGTCTGGTATGAACCCCGTTTTTGGAATTTTTCATGTTTCAAAAATACTCTTTTAACCAGAATCGTAGATTTCAAAATGTACGTACAGTCTGGTTTTGAGAGGCAATTTAATTTATAACAGAAGAATGTTAATTAAACAGAACATATTACTACATTCTAATATTTATAGTTAAGTCATTTGAATTTATGTTGAATTCAAAATAATTATATTTACAAACTGATATTATTTTGAGTTTAAGCGTTCATGCTTAAGCCGCATGACAGCTATGTTGTTATAATGCACAACCGTTGCCTGCACGGAACTACTGAAGAGAAACGAAAAAATTGTCTCTGTACCATATGGTCATAAAGTAAGAAAAATTAACTTTATCAAGAAATTTAAAGATAAAAGTGTCAATAAATTCTAAAAATAAAAAATTAGTGGTATAAGTCATAAAGAAACCTGGCACCAAAATAAAAGTAGAAGAGTTATAATTTTGGAGTTTTGCTTCATACTATGAATATCTCCAGAATAACCTGGCTTGTTCCAGTCAAATACAAAAAAGACTTTGAGAATGTGAAAACTTAAATTAACCAGGAAAAAATTCAAGAGATTAGACAGCAGGGATCAGTTATCCCTACCATCTAACTGCAGTTCGTTCAGTTTATCTTCTTCCACATTCAGTTTATTTTCTTCTATACAGGAACACTCCAAGCAGCCCGAGAATACAATAAATCATTTCGAAGCCCGGAGCACGTGTTCTTCTCACAGAAGTTCTGTTAGCTTCTGCTTCAGTATCATTTT
The genomic region above belongs to Methanosarcina horonobensis HB-1 = JCM 15518 and contains:
- a CDS encoding PGF-pre-PGF domain-containing protein; protein product: MKFYKFKSCAKYGLFFILLIGLAGTANAATGHTGGIALSWDDVLSVDPCYQNLELFKEYNATCTININSNDLSTFGQGTKDNLSALHSAGWEVAAHGHNHEDSVAYLNNYTSDVWLNQEIISNIDALNALGFSVYSFAYPYGSRDNNTDALLAQYFRTLRSSEFETMDGQNVNDTPDAYYKWDDTQVLYAVEIDDQSNVSLESIKAGIDYAIANEYVLLLYGHVITSGTPAEYQTSTSKLEEILSYTKAQGGDFYLLGDLGNSSWSSATSNVTANFTISADTIVAGGDVTFVGYSINQTSEFLDFGDGTSSTSANVTHTYATPGTYNAVLTVTNGIHSHSITKTIIVTTGRTGGVALSWDDVQNIGPCYENLATFQTYNASCTMNINNLSAWGQGTTDNLSALHNAGWEIAGHGYNHLNSIEFLNNSTSEEWLNQEIFPNIAEITGYGYPVYSLAYPYSSRNETTDSLLAPYFRTLRSTNFETVNVNESNAYYKWDDARVVYGVEIDDQSNVSLESIKYGIDYAMQHGYVLVLYGHAITSNVTGEYQTSTSRLESILNYTNQKNGTFYLMGDLGNSSWVPSGRFSNVIANFTVSSDNVYTGENVTFADYSVNHTIQLLDFGDGSNSSTANVVHKYTTPGTYTVNLTVTNDVSNQSITKTITVIQSTPPVANFTSNLTTGLAPLDVAFTDASTGLPTPTSWLWDFGDGYNSTEQSPKHTYSAAGSYTVNLTVSNLNSTTSTTATITVLNESNVLPVANFSMSVTRGDAPLSVTFTDLSQYATSWTWDFGDGASSTDQNPTHEYSSAGTYTVKLTAKNANGENSTTAQIIADRKSSGGSSNGGGGGGGGSPEPARNVEVKELSQVSITNGKAVQFDFTKNATCVVSVGFDAKKTVGKTTTIVEQLKNKSTLVSNLSDGVVYKYFNVWVGNSGFATSANIENPALCFKVEKAWIKDKNIDKDSITLNRYSNKTWEKLPASLSGEDNKYLYFKSSVPGYSFFAITGKMTSNEEDESHTGEATPNSGTQEQDNTEPGIEPDGDSKITPGFEMIYCILGLLGVFLYRRK